One window of the Rosa rugosa chromosome 3, drRosRugo1.1, whole genome shotgun sequence genome contains the following:
- the LOC133738764 gene encoding pathogenesis-related protein 1A-like — translation MELSKISFALISLTAIALLHSIHAQDSQQDYLDAHNAARAAVGVGPLTWDDQVARFAQDYASTHVGDCQLVHSGGKYGENLAMSTGDLSGTDAVNMWVGEKADYDYNSNTCAAGKVCGHYTQVVWRNSLRVGCAKVRCNSGGTFIGCNYDPPGNYVGEKPY, via the coding sequence ATGGAGTTGTCTAAGATTTCATTCGCTCTCATTTCCCTCACAGCCATTGCCCTACTCCATTCCATTCATGCCCAAGACTCACAGCAAGACTATCTTGATGCCCACAACGCGGCTAGAGCCGCGGTGGGTGTTGGGCCCTTGACATGGGATGACCAAGTAGCGCGTTTTGCACAAGACTATGCCAGTACCCATGTAGGTGACTGCCAACTCGTCCATTCCGGTGGGAAATATGGTGAAAACCTTGCGATGAGCACCGGCGACTTGTCGGGCACAGATGCCGTCAACATGTGGGTGGGAGAGAAGGCCGACTATGATTACAACTCGAATACTTGCGCCGCTGGCAAGGTTTGTGGACATTATACGCAGGTCGTTTGGCGGAACTCGCTACGTGTTGGGTGTGCCAAAGTGAGGTGCAACAGTGGAGGTACCTTTATTGGGTGCAACTATGATCCTCCGGGCAACTATGTTGGGGAAAAACCTTACTGA